A stretch of the Teredinibacter haidensis genome encodes the following:
- the rnhB gene encoding ribonuclease HII: MKHVSRKLQWLAGVDEVGRGPLAGDVVAAAVILGPDHGIEGLADSKKLSEKKRESLFELIQEHSVSWAIARASVAEIDELNILHASLLAMRRAVEQLPTQPHHVYVDGNRLPKWHYSAEAIVKGDSKVAEISAASILAKVTRDREMQVLDKQYPGYGLAKHKGYPTRVHLDALRKLGASEIHRTSFAPVKNVIQQSQSFE, translated from the coding sequence ATGAAGCATGTTTCCAGAAAGTTGCAGTGGCTTGCCGGTGTTGACGAGGTTGGTCGAGGCCCGCTCGCCGGAGACGTCGTGGCGGCCGCAGTTATCCTCGGTCCAGATCACGGCATAGAAGGCTTGGCCGATTCGAAAAAACTCTCGGAGAAGAAGCGAGAGAGTCTATTTGAATTGATTCAGGAACACAGTGTTAGCTGGGCCATTGCCAGGGCCAGTGTGGCAGAAATTGACGAACTGAATATTTTACACGCGAGCCTGCTAGCAATGAGGCGAGCCGTGGAGCAGCTACCGACACAACCACACCACGTCTATGTCGATGGCAACCGGTTGCCTAAGTGGCACTATTCTGCAGAGGCGATTGTAAAAGGTGACAGTAAAGTTGCGGAAATTAGCGCAGCTTCTATTCTGGCAAAAGTAACCCGCGATCGAGAAATGCAGGTGTTGGATAAACAGTACCCTGGCTATGGCTTAGCCAAGCACAAGGGGTATCCGACGCGTGTGCATCTGGACGCGCTGCGAAAGCTGGGCGCAAGTGAAATTCATCGTACTTCCTTTGCTCCCGTCAAAAACGTTATTCAGCAAAGCCAATCGTTTGAGTAA